Within Rhododendron vialii isolate Sample 1 chromosome 12a, ASM3025357v1, the genomic segment TCATCTATAGGTCACTAATAATGCAGGACAATTAGCTGTTCCTGCCCAGCTTTCCTCCTTGTTTTATGCCTTTGattcccctttttcttttatcaaaccCCCTCCTAACTCTATCGGTCAAATGGCATCCTCCCCTTGTTGGGGATATTGGAAAACTTAATATGGATGAGTCCTCTGTTGCTAATCTAGGATATTGGCTGGTATTGGAGGGATTTTTTGAAATCATGTCTGAGTATTATCTCAGCCTTTCTCCGGTCCATTAAACTCTAATTCAGTAGTAGAACTTTGGGAAGGAAGGAAATAATTAAGGCCtggtttaaaatacaaaaagttCATGTCGATATGAAAGGTATATACAGCTACTAATTCcaagtttttattattatctGATCACCTACTAATTCTAAGTTTGCTTTTAATGCATGGCCCGGCAAGGGGCGACTACAAGCACTATCCAGTGCCGTCTGTCTTCAGCTGTTACAAGAGTTTGAGTTGAGTCttgttaaacttgatttttttgttttcctgaaGGCCAATGGATAGCGGACGTTTTGACAAAGAAGCTTGCAGCAGAGCATGGTGCCACCATGGATTATTTTGGAGCTCTTCACTTTCAACTGCCCCTTTGTTGTATCATGATTTAGTTGCGATAGTACGCCAAGTTGGAAAATAGGAAATTGGTTGTACATTCGTGGTTCAATGTAAATAATGGTCATTTCAAAGAGGAAACCCGTCTCTCTTTCTGAAGGTTTGAATAGGAAAGGGGACACTGCGAACAGGAATTAACATTCACAGATACCATCACATTTTCCTTTTGCTGTTTACATTATGTAAAGAGTGAATGCTGCAAAATCCCAAAGCAGGATCAAAATTTTCAGCGTATTTGTAAGTGTATAATTTTTTCATCAATGAAGGCAAAAACACGACAATCAGGATCTTGGCGCAACGGCTATGTAGCTGAACTGAATGACTTCGCTGAAGAGGAAATTTAAAACTCTTTTGATGAATCGGCCGAGGATTACAGTAATATAATTTGACTAATCCGTGCTGGCAAAAAAGGCCAATGTTCAGAGATGGGTCAAACTAATTTCGCAAAAAAGAGAACCAAAACTAGCGCGAGAAGCTTAAACAAATGTAAGaaccaattttatttttattttttatctaagcCAACGCATGACGGGATGGGTTACCAGCAGAAACTTCGAACacgtataaattttttttcccctcgacatatatatatatatatatatactagttaAGCCAGCTTCAAGTGATTTCACAAACAAGGAATGCCGAATCTCAACCCACCATTAAGACTACGAGCTAGTACAACGTTAGAAATCAAATCCGTGATTTATTCCTATGTAATAAGCTGGCTAGGTAGTAATCATGCATCTTTTAAGTTCAAAAGTACTAATTAATCATCCTTTTAAAATCCATTGTTGGTGACTAGTAGGGTAATAAGAAGTCATGGAACTGCTACTCTCACCCACATGATCCTTGTCATTTctaccctcctcctcctcctcctcctcaacaTCAATCTCCTCCTTTGCCACCTTCTCCATCCCAATCATCTCCACATCCCTGTCGGGCGACAAGTACTGGACCGGCGGCTGAGCCGCATCGCAATAGGAGGCGGACGCCGGCGGCGGCACAACCGAGGGGAGTTTCGAGAGGAGGGCTTCAAGGCTGCTCATGGAGGGAGTTATTCTCATGGCGGGTTGGTAGTTGAAATGGTACTGGTCGTAGAAAATTTCCGTTGTCGGCGGGTGAGGCGGGAGGATGTGATTGGATGGGAAGTGCCATTGTTGTTGGTCTGGTGCGTTGCTGTATCCATCGATCTTGAAGGGGAAAGATGATGAGGATGGGTGTGGCAATAGCACACCTGGGATGCTTTCGATGTAGTTGAACTTCTTCCTCAGTAACACCACATAGCTCAGGTCCTCAATCACCTTCAAAGAAACGCCACAAGAGTTTGACAACAGAAAAACTTGCACGATGATAGCGCTAGCTAGTCATGACTCataagtaagagagagagagagagagagagagagagagagagagagagagagagagagagagagagagagagagagagagagagagagagagagaaccttatGAACTGATCCTAACTGAACAACACCTTCTCTTACGGCAATCAAGGCTATAGTCTGCAAGATACATGTAATGAGTTCTTGACATTAGCCAGTGAACTTGATCCAACATTATTAAtggagtttttatttatttatttaatagtATTACCTTAATTCCAGACTGGAACTGAGCCTCCCATGTCCTAGGTTGCTggaaaaatttatttcaataagCAACAATTAAATAgatttgccgataaaaaaaaaacaattaaatagaTTTTGGTCCATTGACATAAAATCACAAGTTTATATGAGCATATGGATTGGAGAATACCAATTAGTGAATTAGGGTTAGCCCAGTAATAAGTTGAGGAGCTGTCATGGCTCATAAATCATAACAGCCTCAACAAACTTAGGTCACGAATTCAAATCCCATTAACATCTCGAACCCCAGTGGAACCACCGAGTTTCTAAGCATGGTGGAAATTACTTAGGGTCATTGTATTAAATAAAGGCCGTTATGTCTAGTATCTGCCGTTTTTCTTAACGGGATTTCGGATATTTGATACCGTTATATATATGAACCGACACGGTC encodes:
- the LOC131311668 gene encoding protein RICE SALT SENSITIVE 3-like, which encodes MEEQLSPLAVTHLLQHTLRSLCILDNSQWVYAVFWRILPRNYPPPKWDNQGGAYDRSRGNRRNWILVWEDGFCNFAASTAEIAAAGDGPGSSSDYGSFEYQNYQLGLQPELFFKMSHEIYNYGEGLIGKVAADHSHKWIYKEPNEQEINFLSSWQNSADSQPRTWEAQFQSGIKTIALIAVREGVVQLGSVHKVIEDLSYVVLLRKKFNYIESIPGVLLPHPSSSSFPFKIDGYSNAPDQQQWHFPSNHILPPHPPTTEIFYDQYHFNYQPAMRITPSMSSLEALLSKLPSVVPPPASASYCDAAQPPVQYLSPDRDVEMIGMEKVAKEEIDVEEEEEEEGRNDKDHVGESSSSMTSYYPTSHQQWILKG